In Carassius auratus strain Wakin unplaced genomic scaffold, ASM336829v1 scaf_tig00042157, whole genome shotgun sequence, a single window of DNA contains:
- the LOC113085673 gene encoding cysteine dioxygenase type 1 — protein sequence MEHTELVKPESLEDLIQTLHKIFESDRVNVEEVQSIMESYESKPHEWMKYAKFDQYRYTRNLVNEGNGKFNLMILCWGEGHGSSIHDHTDSHCFLKLLQGQLKETLFDWPDRRLQGGMTQKSQRVLLENQCAYINDSIGLHRVENVSHTETAVSLHLYSPPFQTCRTFDQRTGHHNTVRMTFWSKFGERTPYESTVSQENN from the exons ATGGAGCACACCGAGCTCGTGAAGCCTGAGTCTCTGGAGGATCTGATCCAGACTCTACACAAGATCTTTGAAAGCGACAGAGTCAATGTGGAGGAGGTGCAGAGCATCATGGAGTCCTATGAAAGTAAACCTCACGAGTGGATGAAATACGCCAAATTTGACCAGTACag ATACACCAGGAATCTCGTTAATGAGGGAAATGGAAAGTTCAACCTGATGATCTTGTGCTGGGGTGAAGGACACGGCAG CAGTATTCACGATCACACGGACTCACACTGCTTCCTGAAGCTGCTCCAGGGTCAGCTGAAGGAGACGCTGTTCGACTGGCCCGACCGCAGGCTGCAGGGAGGCATGACGCAGAAGTCCCAGCGGGTTCTGCTGGAGAACCAGTGCGCTTACATCAACG ACTCCATCGGGCTCCATCGAGTGGAGAACGTGAGTCACACGGAGACCGCCGTCTCTCTGCACCTCTACAGTCCTCCCTTCCAGACGTGCCGGACCTTTGACCAGCGCACCGGTCACCACAACACCGTCAGGATGACCTTCTGGAGCAAGTTCGGCGAGAGGACGCCGTAT GAATCCACCGTTTCACAGGAGAACAACTGA
- the LOC113085672 gene encoding transmembrane emp24 domain-containing protein 7-like translates to MLFWFLLLCVQLMLGWIRASELTFELPDNAKQCFYEDISIGTKCTLEFQVVTGGHYDVDCRLEDPDGTVLYKEMKKQYDSFTFTASRNGTFKFCFSNEFSTFTHKTVYFDFQVGDDPPLFPNENGVTALTQMESACVSIHEALKSVIDYQTHFRLRETQGRSRAEDLNTRVAFWSIGEAFILLVVSISQVLLLRSFFSDKKTTTTRVGS, encoded by the exons ATGTTGTTCTGgtttctgctgctgtgtgtgcaGCTGATGTTGGGATGGATCCGTGCGTCAGAACTCACCTTCGAGCTGCCAGACAACGCCAAGCAGTGCTTCTATGAGGACATCAGCATCGGCACCAAGTGCACACTAGAGTTCCAG gTGGTCACTGGGGGTCACTATGATGTGGACTGTCGTCTGGAGGATCCGGACGGGACGGTCCTCTATAAAGAGATGAAGAAGCAGTACGACAGCTTCACCTTCACCGCCTCCAGAAACGGCACGTTCAAGTTCTGCTTCAGCAACGAGTTCTCCACCTTCACACACAAGACCGTGTACTTCGACTTTCAAGTCGGCGACGACCCTCCGCTTTTCCCCAACGAGAACGGAGTGACCGCTTTAACACAG ATGGAGTCCGCCTGCGTGTCCATCCACGAGGCGCTGAAGTCTGTGATCGACTATCAGACACACTTCCGTCTGCGAGAGACTCAGGGCCGCAGTCGAGCCGAGGATCTGAACACCAGAGTGGCCTTCTGGTCCATCGGAGAGGCCTTCATCCTGCTGGTGGTCAGCATCAGTCAGGTGCTTCTCCTCAGGAGCTTCTTCTCAGACAAGAAAACCACTACAACACGCGTGGGCTCCTAA
- the LOC113085668 gene encoding protein fem-1 homolog C-like, giving the protein MDLKTAVFNAARDGKLRLLQKLLENKGDHEVMKLMAEKTNGATPLLMAARYGHLELLEYLIECCCAPVEVGGSVNFDGEIIEGAPPLWAASAAGHLKVVQSLLGHGASVNNTTLTNSTPLRAACFDGHLDIVRYLVEHKADLEVANRHGHTCLMISCYKGHKEIAQYLLEKGADVNRKSVKGNTALHDCAESGSLEIMKMLLKYGSSMEKDGYGMTPLLSASVTGHTNIVDFLTQHPQTSRTERINALELLGATFVDKKRDLLGALKYWKRAMDLRHSEPNHLLLKDEPKQLEPAYDYSKEVNSFEELDGLIADPDDMRMQALLIRERILGPSHPDTSYYIRYRGAVYADSGNFERCIKLWKYALDMQQRHLDALSPMTASSLLSFAELFSFMLQDRAKGLLGTCVSFQELMEILSKSVLEIERAIKQTQPGPDPAQLSKVLSIILHLICLLEKVPCTVEQDHFKKETIYRFLKLQACGKNGFSPLHLAVDRNTTCVGRYPVCKFPSFQVTSILLECGADVNCRDQDDNSPLHVAASNNHPDIMKLLISCGTHFDSTNSLKQTACDLLDQKELAKNLIQPINHTTLQCLAARSIIRHGLVYHGNIPERLEAFVLLHR; this is encoded by the exons ATGGATTTAAAAACGGCTGTGTTCAACGCCGCCCGAGACGGCAAACTGAGACTCCTCCAGAAACTGTTAGAGAACAAGGGCGATCACGAGGTGATGAAGCTGATGGCGGAGAAGACGAACGGAGCGACGCCGCTGCTGATGGCTGCTCGGTACGGTCACCTGGAGCTGCTGGAGTACCTGATCGAGTGCTGCTGCGCACCTGTGGAGGTGGGAGGATCGGTGAACTTCGACGGCGAGATCATCGAGGGAGCGCCGCCGCTGTGGGCCGCCTCGGCCGCCGGACACCTGAAGGTGGTGCAGTCTCTGCTGGGACACGGCGCTTCTGTGAACAATACCACTCTCACCAACTCCACGCCGCTGAGAGCCGCCTGCTTCGACGGACACCTGGACATCGTCAGATACCTGGTGGAGCACAAAGCAGATCTGGAGGTGGCCAACAGACACGGACACACCTGCCTCATGATATCATGTTATAAAGGACACAAGGAGATCGCACAGTACCTTCTGGAGAAAGGAGCGGATGTCAACCGGAAAAGTGTGAAAG GGAACACGGCTCTACACGACTGCGCTGAGTCCGGGAGCTTGGAGATCATGAAGATGCTCCTGAAGTACGGCTCCAGCATGGAGAAGGACGGATACGGGATGACGCCGCTGCTCTCCGCCAGCGTGACGGGACACACCAACATCGTGGATTTCCTCACGCAGCACCCTCAGACCAGCAGAACGGAGCGCATCAACGCTCTGGAGCTGCTGGGAGCCACGTTCGTGGATAAGAAGAGAGACCTGCTGGGAGCGCTGAAGTACTGGAAGAGAGCCATGGACCTGCGGCACAGCGAGCCCAACCACCTGCTCCTGAAGGACGAGCCCAAGCAGCTGGAGCCGGCCTACGATTACAGCAAGGAGGTCAACTCCTTCGAGGAGCTGGACGGCCTGATCGCTGACCCCGACGACATGCGCATGCAAGCGCTGCTGATCCGAGAGCGCATCCTCGGGCCCTCGCACCCCGACACGTCCTACTACATCCGCTACCGGGGAGCCGTGTACGCCGACTCGGGCAACTTCGAGCGCTGCATCAAGCTGTGGAAGTACGCTCTGGACATGCAGCAGAGACACCTGGACGCTCTCAGCCCCATGACCGCCAGCAGCCTGCTGTCCTTCGCCGAGCTCTTCTCCTTCATGCTGCAGGACCGAGCCAAGGGTCTGCTGGGCACCTGCGTGTCCTTCCAGGAGCTGATGGAGATCCTCAGCAAGAGCGTGCTGGAGATCGAGCGTGCCATCAAGCAGACGCAGCCCGGCCCCGACCCAGCGCAGCTCAGCAAGGTGCTCTCCATCATCCTGCACCTCATCTGTCTGCTGGAGAAAGTGCCGTGCACCGTGGAGCAGGACCACTTCAAGAAAGAGACCATCTACAGGTTCCTGAAGCTGCAGGCCTGTGGGAAGAACGGCTTCAGTCCTCTGCACCTGGCCGTGGACAGGAACACCACCTGTGTGGGACGCTACCCCGTCTGCAAGTTCCCCTCCTTCCAGGTCACGTCCATCCTGCTGGAGTGTGGTGCTGATGTGAACTGCAGAGACCAGGATGACAACAGTCCTCTGCATGTGGCTGCGTCCAACAACCACCCCGACATCATGAAGCTGCTGATCTCCTGCGGCACACACTTCGACAGCACCAACTCCCTCAAACAGACGGCCTGCGACCTGCTGGACCAGAAGGAGCTGGCCAAGAACCTGATCCAGCCCATCAACCACACCACGCTGCAGTGTCTGGCGGCGCGCTCCATCATCAGACACGGCCTGGTGTACCACGGGAACATCCCCGAGCGGCTGGAGGCCTTCGTGCTGCTGCACAGATAG